A stretch of DNA from Mugil cephalus isolate CIBA_MC_2020 chromosome 12, CIBA_Mcephalus_1.1, whole genome shotgun sequence:
GTGACATCATTAGCCCCGCCCCCTACCACAGGTGCAACAGGGAGGACgtaaaagaagagcaggaagaacACAGTGTACCATAATAAACCATTTAATTATCATTCGCTCACAATATAATATTATCCAGCAAATATGTACATGTCTAAATTTGAGAATTAATGTGCAGAAACTTAGAAAATATCAAGTATTTTGATTAattctttgatttatttattatacagtTTGTAacagcaatatatatatattcatataacCCCGTTTAGAAAAATACCTGTATGCAGTGTGTCTCATCTATTTGTTGTGGAAATGTTAGGACCTTTTACAGATGGGTCGGTGCCAAAACTATAATTAACAACTATCTAATACTTTCCATCAATACTCTCAGAATATGATGTCCTCAGATCTTTAATACAATTATTGGTCTATTTTGCGCAACAGTCCAAAACTCAAATATACTCACATATTCACAACTGAAACTTGTAaatctatttgtgtttgtgtttgcagtgactGATTATCCCAGTTTTcaacataaatgttttttgctAAATGACCATTAAATTGACTATCCTGGTATCATCACATTCACAACCCATCGCTGTGAGACATCGATTACAAATTGTAATGATATTACAAATATTTCCCTGAAAGTTTGCAGGTTACGttatttaaattttacttttagtAACAGTTGAGCAGTATAGATGCTCTACTACTGTTGAATTACTAGGTTTTaggaacacataaaaacacattaaatgtcTTGGTGTAGTAGTGGATGAAAATATAATTTGGAAATCTCAtataaaacttgtttttattgttcctTAATATCATCATATTTAAGTTACTGTGCAGAGATTTGGTACAatacgtatatatatgtactcTACAACCACTTTCAGTACTACAGATAAGAGCCATAAGGATAATTCAGCACAAAGGGTGCAAAGAACACACAAactatttattcataaaatcaGAAATATTGAAATTCACCGACCTGGTTCActttcaaacagcacaaattatgtataaatcaaaaaaagaactcttttttttttcaggtgtcCTATATGTGGAGTGAAAATATGGAACAGACTGACAGGAAAATTAAAGCAGTGTCCAAGTTTAACAAGTTTAAGCTGCAGTACAAACGCATGGTGTTCACCAGATGTAGGGAAGAAGGAGGGTCTGAGTTTGTCtaaatttacatatttatgaGCATGTGGAAATAACATGTTAGGTTAAAAACTGTTCAAGTGTTCAAAAGGTCAATTATACAATCAATAGACAAAAATATTATGTAGTAGCAAAACTTTCAGGCAGTTTTAATAGCTGAGTCGCTGTAATTTAAATCATGTGACAGAGTAACAGTAAAGAAACAGAGACCTTGATTAGCAAATGTTTAGGTCTGTGCATCTCAGTGAGTTTCAGTGAAGTGAATAATCTGAatggacacagagagaaggagggaagctCGCCTCCAGCGACCGTTTTCCTTCGTTGGTTTCTTTATATCAAACAGCCCGAGATCAAAGTTCACTCTCGGGATGAATCACGCTGAACGAGTATCGGAGCTCTTTGTGCGGGGATGTTTACGTCTCTTATCGAGGACGCCGACCCCAGCGAGCCTCACcgtgacacaaacaaaacgaGCCCTGTCTGAGCTGGACTCAAGAGCTGCTCTCAGCTCACTGAAGTGTGCTTGAAAACCTGTGAAAAATGCTGCACTTTACCATCACATCTGTTTGTGGGTCCGCTCTGCACCGCACACAGCAGCTCCTCAGGTCCTTCTTTGTCGGTGTGTGGTGAGAAAATGCGGCTCCTTTCACTTTGTAATTCAAAATGttgttgaatgtttttatttctttcactatTTAATCTAAATTTACTCTGTCGTGAAGAAACAGTCACCAAACCGCAACCAGAGAACaacaaatgtttgcaaaaaGACCAAGGAAATGCcacaaaaagaagcaaaatggCATCAAATATCAGCACAACACACAGAAATGAGTTTATATAAGCAGTGTAAAGCTGCACACATGCGTCAGGTGAATGCTAGaggtgtgttattgtgtgtagTTCTGTTGTAAGTAAAGCTCGGCGTTTATTTAGCTGTGTATGTTTGATAAGAAACGATAAAAAGTGCAGCTTTCTCCAAGGTACACACGCAttatcacacaaacaatacaaattCAGTATTTTATATCACAGTTAATACAACTTCACAGTAACAAATGAATTCGAGTCAACATGAAGATATCAGCTCCAGGcgaaattaaatatttgaatttgaatacAGAATtgaatatttgtgttatttatttattaccaacactacctctgcaataacatgtaaatatataatccctGTTTACATCTGATAAAAGCTTGATCTACACAAACCCTGCATTTTATAGAATGTGGGGAAAATAATCCTGCGaaacaaacatatatttaattttaagatttCTTTACAAGAATCATCAACTGTTCGTTGCATTTAAGTCTTTTGGATTtcaaaacagcacaacacaacgtATCGATGTCTCTGTGCAGTCAAATGTGTAACGTGTACGACACACACCGACCTCAGTTGATTCAAATAAACTCACCCGAAaaatctttcaaaaaaaaaaaaaaaatggaagaaactggaataacaacaacagaggctgagtgttagtgttagtgacGCCATCATCTATTTTAGATAATActtatactttattttaatcttatttttttttattttcctttttacgtgcggtttttaagagtgttttgCTACTGTGACTAAatcagtttcccttgtggatcattaaagtttatcCAAGTCTACTTCAGAATGAGAATTCAGAATTACTTTACTGATGCCAaggagaaattacttttcattacagcaaaaaaacaaaaaggaactTTACAATGTTGACAATAAGGACATCCAAACTGTCTAAAAGTTAAGAGAAATGTGaacataattaaattaattaattattcattaaacATTTGTAGTAAGAAactgttaagtttttttttgttttgttttgtttaagattaataaataagtaaaggaATATAAAATAGTTTGATCTCAATGATATGTTGGTGTAACCAGGTTCTTGGTTCTGTCctgttaaattacttttaactgGGATGTTTGTTATGAccaaagctgctgtttggacGGCTTGAAAATTCTTAATCAGTCACAGTTCCACtgactaaaaaaaatgtttaaaactttaTACCTGTTCactttactgaactttattCCTGAAGATATTcaatagaaaataatttaaagtcgTTCTGGaaaatgatgatggtgattTTTCACTATTCTCTGATATTTTATGAAATTTATATTATCAGTCAAGAACGAAAGTGTGGCTTTAAGTTCCTGCTGCGTGTTGCCGTGGCGACGCACAAGAGATCAGAGacttttttattcaaaattgaCTTTATTCAAAATGTAATTAAGCAGTGCAATTACAATCTGCAGAACAAATTCAAGGTGCAGTATTTACATACAGTCACGTACAAATTAACAcctgaaaaatgcaaatataaagTGAACCTGAGTTGCAGAATAATGTGGGAGACGTATGAAGTCTGGAGGCTGCTTTGTGTTAAACAAGTCTATCatgaaaaaggcaaaataataataacaataatgacaataataatgataaaaaaaaaatgtattggcACCAGTGTAGGTCCAGTCACTCAACTCATCAAATTCAACAAACCGCCTCCATGCATATAATCTGAAgaatgtataaaaacacacatatgcagCAATTTATGCAGGAGTCAAGTCCATAAATCGAGTGCATACGACTGCTCATGCTGCTGTGGCCCAGGATGGATGAGTTAGCGTCTCCTGCGCTGCTGCAGGATGGTTAAAAATGAAGGGACTGGCAGTGGCGTGCGGCTGGAGGCTGGGAAAAACCTCGTCACACTATGAGTGAGCCTCTGCTCAGTGCGGTGCTCTGTTAAAGAAATACACCGAGAGCCACACGTTAGAGACGTCACATTCATGCGCATGCTGGGTTAGTGCAGCCGCGGTGTCCGAGCTTCGTTTCCAGTTCACGTGGGTTTGGTGCAGACGTGTTAGTGATTCCAGTAGGAAAAAggtttttttacacatttagtGAGCTAGTGAGAACGTGTAACAGCGTGATAGTGGTTAAGAGTATAGAtatgctttttaaatttatgtagaaaaaaatgctacagacgtaaaataacataaattcAGTGTTGagactgtaatttttttttttttacactttatgTACATAATACTGAGAGATATAAAAGGTCAAGGCAGAatgttttctagtttttcttACTGTCAACAAATTTGATTTAAGGTCCAAACGCAGCACATAACTTTATTCTAACGTCTAAACCCGCGTCACCATTTTTGGCCACTTGAGGGCAGCATTATATCCtgtaaacactgaaaatgtcagaaaaatgttgctttatttatttatttatttattttaccagcaATCCTGAAGTAACATTATtatcatacaccgatcaggcataacattacgaccaccttcctaatattgtgtaggtctcccttgtgcctccaaagcatgAATGAATGGCCAGGTCCAAAacgtctcccagcagaacacaggATTGTCAGAAGATGTGtaaaatgttattcacttctcctgtcggtggttttaatgttgtggctgaccggcgCCTGACTCTGGCGCACTCTTCCTTTAGCTCCAGTTTCTGGCTTTAGATACTGAAGGTGAAGGAAAAAGCAGCAAACTCACAACAATGGTCTCAAGGACAAGGAGCTGCAAACTGAAAGGTCGGTCACGATAACACAGGCGCCCAAACCACTGCTCACATGAAAATACTGATCAGGGCAGATATTAGATATAAAGTATGAACGCTTTTGTTCTTCAAGTTATTATTTATGAGATCAGGACGGTGtaagtggatgaatgaatgaatgaatgaatgaatgaacagctACTCCCAGTTATGTTGACAATGAGAGACACATCAGATGTCTCCCCAGACGTCTCCTGTGACTACATACATTTAGAGCATCTTTATCCCTgaggagcagaagaggaggaacttGTTCCTGCTACAAGTAACTCACCAGGTTTcggctcctctccctctccctctcctctctgctgccctGCAGCGTGTGGGACGCCCCCTGGAGGGGGCGGGTGTACGTGAAAGGCCTGGTGGCCGGCTCAGTGGTCCTGTATCTGTCCGGTCGCGGGGGGTCCGCTGTGCGGTACCGGTCCGTGGTCAGGTCCCCCCTGCGATACCGCTCCGCCACGCACTCAGAGTACGGAGGCAAAGGGTCCTCGTCGTCAGGGCGGTTGCTAGGCGACCGGCTGTAGTAACTGTCGCTGCCCTTTCCCCTGGAGCTGCCTTTGGAGGGAGTGTCACTGTCCTCGTCCCCCCtcccggctcctcctcctctgtcccccCCAGCCCGCCCCCTCGCCTTGCTCTCCAACACGCTGTTGAGGAAGGCGTCGTCGTAGCCCCTGGTTTGGGGCAGCCGAGACGGACGGTCGCTGTCCCACGTGTCCCTCCTCTTTTGCGGCAGAGGCGAGGGGCTGCGGCGGCCCCAGCCGTCATCTTCATCCCTGTGGAAACGCCTGGGGGGGCTGTAGTCCCGCTCGTAGGGCCGCTCCGGAGCCTCCGGACCGCGACGACCACGACCGTCGTAGGACCGGGCGAACTCCTCCAGCTCATCCAGGGAGCCGGTGCGCCCCCTTCTGCCCAACGTCTTCCTCTGCAGGTGCTCTGAACGCGGGTTCCACCTACAGCAGGAAGGAGCACATCATAAACACGGTCACACATATCGTTAGCATAATAGCATGACTGGATATTGGaatattttcagaaaacaagaaaaaaaaaatattttcaatcatattttttattaatattgtagcaataagtcaaaaaaatatatatttatcttgtCACAGTGTTAATCAAGTCtatcactactactactactactactactattactactactattactactactactaataataataataataaaaccatgcATGGACACTGGTGTCGGTCCAGTCACTCAACTCATCAATTCTGAGTCAAGAAAATGACTTTATGTTATTAGGTTAATGATATTTATCTTATCACAGTCATCCTGAAAATGTCTCTCTggacaaatgcaaaaaataaaatgaatctgaGTCGCAGAATAATGAGGGAGACGTGTAAAGTACTGAGGCTGCTTAGTGTTAATCAAGTCTATCATTAAATAGgcaaatactactactactactactactaatgataataataataataataatgataaaaccATGTATTGACACTGGTGTAGGTCCAGTCACTCAACTTATCAAATTTGAgtcaaaaaaatgactttatGTTATTAGGTTAATGATATTTatcttagggttagggttgtctCTTTTATTCGAGCTTGAACATTTTGAACGTTTATCAGATTAAACAATCATCTGAATAACTTTGGATTCTGCGCTATTTATTGTACAAAACATGTGATATAAAGACGACGTCACATTTGACTTGAAGAGCTcatgttttcttcctttcaggttgactgaaaacacacagtctgCAGTGTGACAGCTCGTCCTCGTTACCTGCGGTCCAGTTCGTCGTCTGAGAGGTTCCCTCGGTCTCGTCTCAGCCTCCGACTGTACGTGGGTGGAGCTGCTCTCCGCACCGACTGGTCGTCGATGTCCGAGATGGGCGGCAGCGCCTTCATCTGGACCGTCTGGTAGGTGTGTCTGAAGTCTGCGTTCCCTCCGTCATGAAGGGAGCTCAGCTCGGACAGGCTACTGGCTGTTGGGACGTATTAGTAATATGAAACACAACAGTGAAAATATGTGTCGCTGGtttcatgaaattatttttatctgaatATCTTCAATTATACGTTGCCACATTTCAGGAAGGAGGAAGTCAGCTGGGAGTGATTCGAGGCTATTATGACGCATACACAATGATCACTGACTAATTTGTGGTTTGTGGCAACGGAAACTGTATAATCATGAGAAATTATTGTCGTGGCTGCTGATTGCTGACGGTAAAAATGGTTCTTTATATTTGTAACACATTTTTAAGACTTATATCCTTTTATCCTTAATTATAGTGAACTCAAACACATTAAACTGTAATTACTCTACTAGTGTGTGACCGTGACATTATGACAATAATTGCAAAATTGCACGTTCTGATGTTGTAAAATGTGAGGATAAGTATGGGGAGTGAGGCTGAATATAAAATCAGTGTGGAGTCTGTCTGTCAACACACTGTGATCAATGATAAGAGACGTTTAAAGGCCATAACAGTTATGTTTAGTGCATTAAAGCTAGCAAACAACTTAAAGTTATAAAATATGCTGCTTCTATTGATTTATCAGAAACCTTATTAAATCATTAGATAGAATGAGAAATACTGTgacagatgttttcattttatacaggGACCCTGCTAATTAGCATAGCATGGTTAgatgtattaaattaaatgcaggGATTAGATGGAGACTAGTTAATTCACACACAAGTATGCACATGAAAGTGAGACACTTAgactcaaagacacacacacacacacacacactatctgcCACACAGATCACAGAAACTGGCCTCGTCTGTGCAGCCTTACGTTTGAGTGCAGCCATCTTGTCGGATGGGAACTTAGCCAGCTCCTTTTCTATGTAGTACAGAACTCTCATTGAGTCCTGGTCTGGACTGGATTTCACTCGGTAACCACTGCGCACTGTGGACGTGGACACGCATCCGCACACACATACGTATGTACACACGCATTACAATGCattgacacacacagacggagagacaaaaacaaaaacaaagagcatgGCAAATCTAGGGCAAAGTCACAAACATGCATGAGGCGACAGACATTTAAGTAATTTACATGAGAGATGACAAATGAAATGAGGGTTAGTCATGAAAGGAGCCGGCTGTAACACATCTGTGGTGTATATTTGCACAGGATttgcacagatttatttattttattttgtgttgttttccaatGAAACAACTATTTCCGgaataaaatgtctaaaagcCCAGAGTAAACAATTAGGATCGACAAATATTTGACTCAGGAGTTGGTAGACACCAGAACTTAAAGACTTAAAGAGAGTGGATAAACGCATCAGAATTGATTTTACTGCCCTCAAGtggtcaaaataaacaaaaaaaacacctcacctCCAGCCAGGTTATTCTCCACTGAGGGGATCGAGGAGATTTTTGGGTCTACGTGGGATGAAGGTGCGAGAGAGACCACGGTAGGAACCCCGGGGATGTAGTAGGGATACACGGGAACCTGAGCACTCTGCGCACTCTTTGCCATCTTCCCTGCCTCGTACACTGCACGAGTTAGCGACAAAACGATGAGCCTTCacaccgaaaaaaaaacaataaaagaagaaagaagcctCTGTTTGTGTTACTCACGGTGTCGTGGACAGCAGCAGGTGtcagggcagcagcagcagcggacgtagcagcagcaggagtgAGGGCAACACTGGCACCAGCAGATCCCGGCCAACAGCAGGAACAGGAGGCTGCCCAGGACTACAGATCCCACAAACGCCCACTCTGGagtacagacacacagaaatacacacagcAGGTGATCAGATGCTTTTAAAGCTGAACTACCACAGGGAGTACATCACCCACTGGAGGCAAGCaagatttttttattggatttattttaatagttgaGCTCACCATTCACTCTGAAGATAAAACATGGAAACATCACTAAAAACAGGGTCAAAACCACAAGAATCCTTAGCttttaataaatgcacaagtGAGCTAAACTTAATTTTTCAAACAAGGTAAATGGTAAAATTTAATAACAAAGACCTAACACACAAATATTATGTTTAACAATCATTCGTTTctgaataaagtgttttttgatAACCAGGCTTCTTGCTTCCTTCATTAGTTTGACCTTGTTTTTGTAACTTCTCTATGTGCGATTTCTCTCGGCAATAATTGCACTGTCTTTAAAACCACGCTCATGATTCAGGCTCCAAGTCCGATGATGAATCTAGAGACAACATGTATCTTAAAATAGGAAGCTTCACGTGCCTCTGAGTGACTCTTATCCATCATCACATCTCCAAAGCATCCAGACACTAACAGTGCACTTCCTCCGGGTGCGCCCAGAAGAAAATTCCTCTGAAAATCCCTCTCAAAGTCAACACTTATCCCCAGTGGAATTTAAATTGTGACCAAAGGGGAAGGATAAAAGCTGCAAGTCCATGAAATTTCTTTATTGCTTCAATAACCGGCCGCTCTTGCTCCAACCTTTTCTCCTCATtttgaacagaaacaaactTCAGACTAAAGTTCACCAGCGCCACCGGCTCATTGTGACTTCATATTTTGTTAGTTGAAGAGAGTTTAGATTGGACGGGGAGAACTGATCATTAGGAAGCTTTaggaaagcaggaaaaatgcCAAGCAAGGAGACAAAAAGAGCAGCTGAGGGGGCCGTACCTGGCATAATCTCCACATCAAACTCAGGTAGTAGGTCGTCCGGCTCACCTGTCCTGcctgcagagagagggagagcacagGTGAAGGGcagcagaggaagcaggaagcaaAAGCTGAAGCAAATTTGGTAGCAGAGTGGATGATTAATGGTCATGCACTGAGGTActgaagaaactttttttttcaaacagtaTTTTACAAATGAACCCGACTGCATGAACTGGGAAACAATTCCTCAAATATTTAAACTTCATTATAAATGAGAAATAAGCCGAGCTGGTGTCACAACTCTGTGCACAGCAAAATTGGTCTGTCAGAGTGAAATTTATCGAGGGTTGTCACAATACTTGTTGCACAAATTGCTGATTCCTTGAGCATGAATCCTAATGAACTTGGGAGTCACACTGACTTTTCTTGGTGTAACTGTTATAAGCTCAGAGTTTTCACTTAGCGAGTAAAATCTACTCGCTCAAATTTGATGGATTGGCACAAACCTGGTTCCAGACATTCAATCAAACACGTTAAACATCTTACTTTACTTACAACCTATCATTACGCca
This window harbors:
- the LOC125017821 gene encoding immunoglobulin-like domain-containing receptor 2 isoform X1 — its product is MNFYRLAILLGASVCVCDGVHVTVREKQRYAMLFQSVVLPCQYQTASIQTPVVQWWYKSYCRDRTRDSFTLPETLGITASELGAKSHLECSDSSRTVRVVASAQGASMTLAEHYKGRDIAIVNKADLRIGELQWGDSGVYFCKVVIADDLEGKNEAQLELLVLGRTGEPDDLLPEFDVEIMPEWAFVGSVVLGSLLFLLLAGICWCQCCPHSCCCYVRCCCCPDTCCCPRHLYEAGKMAKSAQSAQVPVYPYYIPGVPTVVSLAPSSHVDPKISSIPSVENNLAGVRSGYRVKSSPDQDSMRVLYYIEKELAKFPSDKMAALKPSSLSELSSLHDGGNADFRHTYQTVQMKALPPISDIDDQSVRRAAPPTYSRRLRRDRGNLSDDELDRRWNPRSEHLQRKTLGRRGRTGSLDELEEFARSYDGRGRRGPEAPERPYERDYSPPRRFHRDEDDGWGRRSPSPLPQKRRDTWDSDRPSRLPQTRGYDDAFLNSVLESKARGRAGGDRGGGAGRGDEDSDTPSKGSSRGKGSDSYYSRSPSNRPDDEDPLPPYSECVAERYRRGDLTTDRYRTADPPRPDRYRTTEPATRPFTYTRPLQGASHTLQGSREERERERSRNLSTALSRGSLIV
- the LOC125017821 gene encoding immunoglobulin-like domain-containing receptor 2 isoform X2 — encoded protein: MNFYRLAILLGASVCVCDGVHVTVREKQRYAMLFQSVVLPCQYQTASIQTPVVQWWYKSYCRDRTRDSFTLPETLGITASELGAKSHLECSDSSRTVRVVASAQGASMTLAEHYKGRDIAIVNKADLRIGELQWGDSGVYFCKVVIADDLEGKNEAQLELLVLEWAFVGSVVLGSLLFLLLAGICWCQCCPHSCCCYVRCCCCPDTCCCPRHLYEAGKMAKSAQSAQVPVYPYYIPGVPTVVSLAPSSHVDPKISSIPSVENNLAGVRSGYRVKSSPDQDSMRVLYYIEKELAKFPSDKMAALKPSSLSELSSLHDGGNADFRHTYQTVQMKALPPISDIDDQSVRRAAPPTYSRRLRRDRGNLSDDELDRRWNPRSEHLQRKTLGRRGRTGSLDELEEFARSYDGRGRRGPEAPERPYERDYSPPRRFHRDEDDGWGRRSPSPLPQKRRDTWDSDRPSRLPQTRGYDDAFLNSVLESKARGRAGGDRGGGAGRGDEDSDTPSKGSSRGKGSDSYYSRSPSNRPDDEDPLPPYSECVAERYRRGDLTTDRYRTADPPRPDRYRTTEPATRPFTYTRPLQGASHTLQGSREERERERSRNLSTALSRGSLIV
- the LOC125017821 gene encoding immunoglobulin-like domain-containing receptor 2 isoform X3 is translated as MNFYRLAILLGASVCVCDGVHVTVREKQRYAMLFQSVVLPCQYQTASIQTPVVQWWYKSYCRDRTRDSFTLPETLGITASELGAKSHLECSDSSRTVRVVASAQGASMTLAEHYKGRDIAIVNKADLRIGELQWGDSGVYFCKVVIADDLEGKNEAQLELLVLGRTGEPDDLLPEFDVEIMPEWAFVGSVVLGSLLFLLLAGICWCQCCPHSCCCYVRCCCCPDTCCCPRHLYEAGKMAKSAQSAQVPVYPYYIPGVPTVVSLAPSSHVDPKISSIPSVENNLAGASSLSELSSLHDGGNADFRHTYQTVQMKALPPISDIDDQSVRRAAPPTYSRRLRRDRGNLSDDELDRRWNPRSEHLQRKTLGRRGRTGSLDELEEFARSYDGRGRRGPEAPERPYERDYSPPRRFHRDEDDGWGRRSPSPLPQKRRDTWDSDRPSRLPQTRGYDDAFLNSVLESKARGRAGGDRGGGAGRGDEDSDTPSKGSSRGKGSDSYYSRSPSNRPDDEDPLPPYSECVAERYRRGDLTTDRYRTADPPRPDRYRTTEPATRPFTYTRPLQGASHTLQGSREERERERSRNLSTALSRGSLIV